A genomic segment from Bradyrhizobium sp. CB1015 encodes:
- a CDS encoding acetylserotonin O-methyltransferase: MTEVRQVTLDPRLDLLALINGFQITQAIRVAVVLRVADHLGDGARSAGELAALTRSHPDSLYRLLRALAAVGVFREGKDRTFMLTPMGECLRTGSGTPLGAWAEFVGSSYVWQAWGHLLHSVRTGENAFQDLNGKDVWQFRAEHPELGALFNRAMTQFSIAGAEAVIRAYDFSPFRHIVDVGGGHGLMLAAILRAHPLIRGTLFDQPEVVAEARAVLAEGSVIERCDIVGGGFFEAVPEGADAYLMRAVIHDWKDDEAIAILKVCRRAAGQAATLLLIERIVGPPNEMPGTKFSDLNMLVSPGGRERTHEEFSDLLGKSGFELTRVFPASTHNVIEARPR; the protein is encoded by the coding sequence GTGACCGAGGTCCGTCAAGTGACCCTCGACCCTCGGCTCGATCTGCTGGCCCTGATCAATGGTTTTCAGATCACGCAGGCAATCCGTGTCGCAGTAGTCTTGCGAGTAGCCGACCATTTGGGTGACGGCGCTCGTTCGGCCGGCGAACTCGCGGCACTGACAAGAAGCCATCCTGATTCGCTCTATCGGCTGTTGCGGGCGCTCGCTGCAGTAGGTGTTTTCCGGGAAGGGAAAGACCGAACGTTCATGCTCACTCCCATGGGTGAATGCTTGCGTACGGGTTCCGGGACGCCGCTCGGAGCGTGGGCGGAATTCGTCGGAAGCTCCTATGTTTGGCAGGCTTGGGGTCACTTGCTGCATAGCGTGCGAACCGGCGAGAATGCGTTTCAAGACCTGAACGGCAAGGACGTCTGGCAGTTCCGTGCCGAGCACCCCGAACTCGGCGCCCTGTTCAATCGGGCGATGACACAATTTTCAATCGCCGGTGCAGAGGCAGTGATCCGCGCCTACGATTTCTCTCCGTTTCGCCACATCGTGGACGTGGGCGGCGGACACGGCTTGATGCTGGCCGCGATTCTGCGCGCTCATCCCCTTATTCGCGGCACGCTCTTCGATCAGCCCGAGGTCGTGGCGGAAGCAAGGGCCGTATTGGCGGAAGGCAGCGTCATCGAGCGATGCGATATCGTGGGTGGAGGCTTCTTCGAAGCGGTCCCCGAAGGCGCCGATGCTTATCTGATGCGAGCGGTCATTCACGATTGGAAGGACGATGAAGCCATCGCCATCCTGAAAGTATGCCGGCGCGCGGCTGGGCAAGCCGCAACACTGCTTCTCATTGAAAGGATCGTCGGCCCCCCGAATGAAATGCCGGGCACCAAATTCAGCGATCTGAATATGCTTGTCTCGCCGGGAGGACGAGAGCGAACGCACGAGGAATTTTCAGATCTTCTTGGCAAGTCGGGCTTCGAATTGACGCGCGTCTTTCCGGCAAGCACGCACAATGTGATTGAAGCCCGACCGCGTTAA
- a CDS encoding tripartite tricarboxylate transporter substrate binding protein: MNGFSRASVAIGILLGIVVSFSAAAADWPHRTVRLILPVPAGSAADFSARLFAERLSQRWGQAVIVDNRPGADGVIGVSAFLGAEDDHTLLYAISAIYTVHPIAREKLPYDPVRELVPICPTSDVVLAIAASEKSSIRSLDGLVQTARAQPGKLNWGGSPGLPPFVVGGFFKTSKLDLAVVPYREIAPALQDLGEGRIDIFVHALGVIMPQVQSGKARLLAVASEHRMPLVPDVPTVTEAGYPQLRMDGVVGFYGKRGMPDALRDRIASDVRDIAGDPAIRERLAAVGQAARPGSPSEFAALLEQYHRRLADLAKTIDFKAIP, encoded by the coding sequence ATGAACGGTTTCAGTCGCGCCTCCGTCGCCATCGGCATCCTTCTCGGAATCGTCGTTTCCTTCAGCGCTGCCGCCGCCGACTGGCCGCATCGGACGGTCCGATTGATTCTACCCGTGCCGGCCGGAAGTGCAGCAGATTTCAGCGCCAGGCTCTTTGCGGAGCGGCTTTCCCAACGCTGGGGACAGGCCGTCATCGTCGACAATCGGCCGGGAGCCGATGGGGTGATCGGCGTTTCAGCCTTTCTCGGCGCCGAAGATGATCACACCCTGCTTTATGCAATCTCGGCCATATATACCGTGCACCCGATTGCGCGCGAGAAATTGCCCTATGATCCGGTGCGTGAGCTGGTCCCGATATGCCCGACTTCGGACGTTGTCCTCGCGATAGCGGCTAGCGAGAAGAGCTCGATCCGCTCGCTCGACGGTCTGGTTCAAACCGCTCGCGCTCAACCGGGCAAGCTGAACTGGGGCGGCTCGCCTGGACTTCCGCCCTTCGTCGTCGGAGGGTTCTTCAAGACCTCGAAGCTGGATCTCGCCGTCGTCCCCTATCGCGAGATTGCGCCTGCTCTCCAGGATCTTGGCGAGGGCCGTATCGATATATTCGTTCACGCGCTGGGTGTGATCATGCCGCAGGTGCAGTCGGGCAAAGCGCGGCTGCTTGCGGTGGCGAGCGAGCATCGCATGCCGCTCGTCCCTGACGTGCCGACAGTCACCGAAGCCGGATATCCCCAACTTCGAATGGACGGCGTGGTGGGCTTTTACGGCAAGCGCGGAATGCCGGATGCGCTGCGCGACCGGATTGCGTCCGACGTCCGCGACATTGCAGGCGATCCAGCCATTCGTGAGAGACTGGCCGCCGTCGGACAGGCCGCCCGTCCCGGCAGCCCGTCCGAATTCGCCGCTTTGCTGGAGCAATACCATCGGCGCCTCGCTGATCTTGCGAAGACAATCGATTTCAAGGCGATCCCGTGA
- a CDS encoding winged helix-turn-helix domain-containing tetratricopeptide repeat protein, translating to MRYSFDEFVFDAERRELRRGTDMVVVPPRVFDLLDYLIRNRERVLSKEEIIRAVWNGRVVSDAALTTRLNAARNAIGDSGEAQRFIKTLPRKGYRFIGRVQEGQGDADPIIAGRQIEPGQPALRLPDKPSIAVLPFVNMSPDPEQDYFADGMVDDIITALSRFKALVVIARNSSFTFRGRSVDVKQVGRDLGVRYVLEGSVRRAADRIRITAQLLDSATRAHLWADRFDGTLGDIFDLQDRVTESVVAAIAPAVEKAEIEHAKRRPTERLDAYTAYLRGTAKLYQFASLPANEEALSLFYRAIELDPEFACAYGRAASCFARLKADGRIAVTPDERAEVVRLTRRAIELGRDDAVALAASGWALAFVVHDLGASADLTERALVLNPNLAEAWRFGAWVKCWLGEPEAAIERFARAMRLDPLDPRIGGMRSGIAHANFFAGRYEEAAGWAAMALRDNPDFQPALRIATASNAMAGHIDQARRLLARLRELNPALVLSNLKDMLGPYQKAVNVSRYEDGLRRAGLPD from the coding sequence TTGCGCTATTCCTTCGATGAGTTCGTGTTTGACGCTGAACGGCGCGAACTGCGCCGCGGGACGGACATGGTTGTCGTACCGCCACGGGTCTTCGATCTGCTCGACTACTTGATCAGAAACCGGGAACGCGTCCTCAGCAAGGAAGAGATCATCAGGGCGGTCTGGAACGGTCGTGTCGTATCCGACGCCGCGCTGACCACTCGGCTGAACGCGGCTCGAAACGCGATCGGCGATTCCGGCGAGGCGCAGCGCTTCATCAAGACGTTGCCGCGCAAGGGCTATCGCTTCATCGGACGCGTCCAGGAGGGCCAGGGAGACGCAGATCCCATCATCGCCGGTCGCCAGATCGAACCAGGTCAGCCGGCTCTCAGGCTGCCGGATAAGCCTTCCATCGCCGTTCTCCCCTTTGTCAACATGAGCCCTGATCCCGAGCAGGACTATTTTGCTGACGGAATGGTCGATGACATCATCACTGCGCTGTCGCGCTTCAAGGCGCTGGTCGTCATTGCTCGGAACTCCAGCTTCACTTTCAGAGGACGCTCGGTCGACGTGAAACAGGTCGGGCGCGATCTCGGGGTGCGCTATGTCCTGGAAGGAAGCGTCCGCAGAGCAGCAGACCGCATACGGATCACGGCACAGCTTCTCGATAGTGCAACCCGGGCGCACCTTTGGGCGGACCGATTCGATGGTACACTCGGCGACATATTCGATCTGCAGGATCGCGTGACCGAGAGCGTTGTCGCCGCCATCGCACCTGCGGTGGAAAAGGCGGAGATCGAGCACGCCAAGCGTAGACCGACGGAGCGGCTGGATGCTTACACCGCTTATCTGCGCGGCACCGCCAAGCTGTACCAATTTGCCAGTCTGCCGGCGAACGAAGAGGCGCTAAGCCTGTTCTATCGCGCAATCGAGCTCGATCCGGAGTTCGCATGTGCGTACGGGCGTGCCGCATCTTGCTTCGCCCGTCTCAAGGCCGATGGCCGGATTGCCGTCACGCCAGACGAGAGGGCCGAGGTCGTGCGGCTCACGCGCAGAGCGATCGAACTGGGCCGAGATGACGCAGTTGCGCTTGCCGCGAGCGGGTGGGCGTTGGCCTTTGTCGTCCACGATCTCGGCGCATCTGCCGACTTGACGGAGCGGGCGCTCGTGCTGAACCCCAATCTGGCGGAAGCGTGGCGTTTCGGCGCCTGGGTGAAATGTTGGCTCGGAGAGCCCGAAGCTGCGATCGAACGCTTCGCGCGTGCCATGCGCCTGGATCCGCTGGACCCACGGATCGGCGGAATGCGAAGCGGGATCGCGCACGCAAATTTCTTTGCCGGCCGCTATGAAGAGGCGGCGGGCTGGGCTGCGATGGCGTTGCGGGACAATCCGGACTTCCAGCCTGCCCTGCGTATCGCCACCGCAAGCAACGCGATGGCCGGACATATTGATCAGGCCCGCCGTTTATTGGCGAGGCTGCGAGAGCTAAATCCAGCGCTGGTCCTCTCCAATTTGAAGGATATGTTGGGGCCTTATCAGAAGGCCGTGAACGTTTCCCGATATGAGGACGGATTGCGCCGAGCCGGGCTGCCCGATTGA
- a CDS encoding medium chain dehydrogenase/reductase family protein: MMEQRNRVVQVSRFGDPETLEVVDAPLPTAGRGEVRVRVLASSLNYTEVLIRRHLYPQTMRLRPPFVMGYDVVGAIDQLGESVRDFQIGDRVADMTVVGSNAEYRTLRANDLTRVPVGVDAAEAAALILSWTTAYQLLHRAAKVQRGQRVLVHGAAGAVGQALLVLGRLAGLELWGTVRSEHMALVQNLGAAPIDYQHEDFTRILPGGFDVIVDGVGEDGYRRSYAALKPGGLLCAIGFSASVQAQRRMLPIVMEIARLYLWRLLPGGKRARFYSVNAMRARHPSWFKEDLEQLFGLLASGAIRPRIAERISFEEVADAHRRLEAGGLEGKLVLCPDLS; encoded by the coding sequence ATGATGGAGCAGCGCAATCGCGTTGTTCAGGTCAGCCGCTTCGGTGATCCCGAGACACTGGAGGTTGTCGATGCTCCCCTGCCGACCGCTGGCCGGGGCGAGGTGCGCGTTCGCGTGCTCGCGTCGAGCCTCAACTACACCGAGGTGCTGATCAGGCGCCACCTATACCCGCAAACGATGCGCCTCCGGCCGCCGTTCGTGATGGGCTACGACGTAGTGGGAGCAATCGATCAGCTCGGCGAAAGCGTGCGCGACTTTCAGATCGGCGACCGCGTGGCCGACATGACGGTGGTCGGGTCAAACGCCGAGTATCGCACGCTTCGGGCCAACGACCTGACCCGCGTGCCGGTGGGCGTGGACGCCGCTGAAGCGGCCGCTCTGATCTTGAGCTGGACGACCGCGTACCAGCTTCTACACCGCGCGGCCAAGGTGCAGCGAGGCCAACGTGTGCTCGTCCATGGGGCCGCCGGCGCGGTCGGCCAGGCTCTGCTCGTGCTTGGGAGATTGGCCGGCCTCGAGTTGTGGGGCACTGTACGCAGCGAGCACATGGCCCTCGTCCAAAATCTGGGGGCAGCGCCGATCGACTACCAGCATGAGGACTTCACGCGGATTCTGCCGGGCGGATTCGACGTCATCGTCGACGGCGTTGGCGAAGACGGCTATCGCCGCTCATACGCGGCGCTCAAGCCCGGTGGACTGCTCTGTGCCATCGGCTTTTCGGCGAGTGTGCAGGCACAGCGTCGGATGCTCCCTATCGTGATGGAGATCGCGCGACTGTACCTGTGGAGATTGTTGCCCGGTGGCAAGCGAGCCCGCTTCTACTCGGTCAATGCCATGCGGGCGCGACATCCCAGCTGGTTCAAGGAGGACCTGGAGCAACTGTTCGGGCTGCTGGCAAGTGGTGCCATTCGGCCGCGCATCGCCGAGCGGATCTCCTTCGAGGAGGTCGCCGATGCTCACCGTCGCCTCGAGGCTGGCGGTCTCGAAGGCAAGCTCGTGCTTTGCCCGGATCTCTCCTGA
- a CDS encoding TAXI family TRAP transporter solute-binding subunit: MNKMPRSLSSLLLAALVPIAVLLQPACLEAQTARSAKAEAQMVRRPLPQEREKDRMNAWTVGLAGGLLEGAPIRLAAEMARVVDDGAELHLLPIVTRGATDNLNALLYLRGVDTAIINSDALDEYKLQVPQIQSRITYLLNLFPSELHIFVRPEITSLQDLAGKKVNFNTQGTAAAYSGPLIFSRLGIDVDKTFIPHQLALEQMRKGEMSAVVFITSKPVDAFVRGRWEAGFKFLPVHYDRRFEDYYLPATLDAIEYPNLIKQGDRVATIAVPTALVAFNWRPGSNRYQRVARLVDYLFSRIDRLQAPGFDPKWRSINLAATIPGLTRFQAAQEWLDRQARSAQAKP; this comes from the coding sequence ATGAACAAGATGCCAAGATCGCTCTCGTCGCTCCTGCTCGCCGCGCTGGTGCCGATCGCCGTGCTGCTTCAACCGGCTTGCCTGGAAGCACAAACCGCAAGATCCGCCAAGGCGGAGGCACAAATGGTCCGACGGCCGCTCCCTCAGGAGCGCGAAAAAGACCGGATGAACGCCTGGACCGTCGGGCTCGCCGGCGGCCTGCTCGAGGGCGCGCCGATTCGCCTCGCGGCTGAAATGGCCCGTGTCGTCGACGACGGAGCAGAGCTGCATCTCCTGCCGATCGTCACCCGGGGCGCCACCGACAATCTGAATGCGCTGCTCTATCTGCGTGGTGTCGATACCGCGATCATCAATTCCGATGCGCTCGACGAGTACAAGCTTCAGGTTCCGCAGATCCAAAGCCGCATCACCTACCTGCTCAATCTGTTCCCGTCCGAATTGCACATCTTCGTGCGGCCGGAGATCACGAGCCTGCAGGATCTTGCCGGCAAGAAAGTGAACTTCAATACCCAGGGCACCGCAGCCGCCTATTCCGGACCGCTGATCTTCAGCCGCCTCGGCATCGACGTCGACAAGACGTTCATTCCGCATCAGCTTGCCCTGGAACAGATGCGCAAGGGTGAGATGTCGGCCGTCGTGTTCATCACGTCGAAACCCGTCGACGCCTTCGTACGCGGTCGTTGGGAGGCGGGATTCAAGTTTCTCCCGGTCCACTACGACAGGAGATTCGAGGACTATTATCTGCCCGCGACGTTGGACGCGATCGAGTATCCCAATCTGATCAAGCAGGGCGATCGGGTCGCGACCATCGCGGTGCCGACAGCGCTCGTTGCGTTCAACTGGCGGCCAGGCTCGAATCGCTATCAACGCGTGGCGCGCCTCGTCGATTACCTGTTCTCGCGGATCGATCGCCTGCAGGCGCCAGGCTTTGATCCGAAATGGCGGTCGATCAATCTCGCCGCAACCATCCCGGGGCTCACCCGCTTCCAGGCAGCGCAGGAATGGCTGGATCGCCAGGCGCGCAGCGCCCAGGCGAAGCCATGA